The following nucleotide sequence is from Nocardioides eburneiflavus.
TCGACGAGCAGACGTCGTCCGTCAGGCGCAGCCAGGCCGAAGCGACCGACGTACGTCGGCTCGACGCGGTCAGCGTGCACGATCCGGCCGAGGCACAGGTCGAGGTCGTAGCGGTGCAGCGCGCGCAGCCGGGCGGACAGCCGGTGCACCTCCTGGTCGCGCTCCAGTGCGGCCGTGCCGTGGCGCGCGGTCGCCCGACGAGTCGCGGCGAGGCTCGACTCGAGCTCGGCGATGGCCTGCTCGAGGCTCGCGCCGATGGCGCGGAAGTGGTCACGGTCGGTGTCGATGAGGGCGGGGTCGGCCTTGGCGGCGTGGGCGTCGTCGAGGGCGAACGGTGCGGTGTCCTGTGGCTGTCGGTGCGGCGTCACGCCGTGCAGTGTGAGCGGTGACCGGGGCCTTGCGGCAAGCCCCCCGATGGCCTATACGTTGAGAGTGGAGGAAGCCGCGCAGTTCGCCTCCTCCGTCCCGATCCTCGACGCGATGGGCGTACGCGTCCTCGAGGCCACCGCGGGTCACGCGGTCGCCGAGCTGCCACCGGAGCCCAACGTGAACCACTTCGGGGTGACCTACGCCGGCTCGCTCTACAGCGTCGCCGAGATGCTCGGTGGTGTCCTCAGCCTGGCCACCTTCGACCTCGAGGGCGAGCTCGCCGGGTTCGTGCCGCTCGTCAAGGAGTCGACGATCCGGTTCCGGCGACCCGCGCTGGGCGTCGTACGCGCCACCGCGTCCCTGTCCGACGCGGAGGTCGCGCGGGTCAGGGCGGACGCGTTGGCGACGGGCAAGGGGGAGTTCGTGCTCGAGGCGACCCTGACCGACGCCCGGGGCGAGGTCGTGGCGTCGACCATCGGGACCTACCAGGTCCGGCGCCTGGGGTGATCGGTTGCCGGACGGCAGGTCCGCCGCCTCATTCGGGCAGGCACGCCGTGACCCCGCCGAGCCGACCAGCATCGAAGCTGTCGATGCGCTCGAACGCGTCCCCGTGGTCGGCGGTGGTGGTCCACGCGAGCTCGTCGGCGAGCGCCGACAACGACTCCACGATCTCCTTCTCGTCGCCCTCCTCCATCGTCAGGCGGCCGTCCGCCGCGGCACCGTAGAGCGCAGCGCCGGCCAGGCAGTCGGCCTGCGGCTCTGAGGCCGCAGCCTGGAGCTCCGGCGACAGCCGGGCCTGGATCGCGTGACCCCATTCGTGGGCAATCACGAGGTAGACCCATGCGTCACCGAGCTCGGCACCACGCAGCATCAGCCCGGCGTCCCACGCCACGAAGTCCTCAGCCGGGCAGTAGAAGGCGTTGCCCGGTCCGAGCGGCTCGTCCCCGCACCAGGGGGCGCTGGTGTCGTTCCCGTCATAGAGCCCGACCACGGTCGGTGGGCTGTAGTCGCCGGTGAAGTACTCCGACCAGTGGGTGGCCCAGAACGCATCGACCACCTCCTCGGCAGTCCGCATGTCGTCGGCGAGCTCCTCGATCGTGACGCCGGTGCTCGCAGGGGTCACCTCCGACGTGGGGGTGCTCGAGGACGTCGGAGACGTCGGGGAGGTCGGACTCGTCCCGGTCGTCGATCCGGAGCCGGACGCCTCGTCGCACGCACTGAGCGCGGTGAGGCTGAGCACGGCCGCGGCGAGCGCGATCGTGTGCTGGCGGATCGTGTGTTGGCGGATGGTGATCATGGTGGCCTCCGTAGGTCGTCGGGACCCGCAGCATGCGACGGCGCACTGAAGTGTCGCTGAGGCCCGCCTGGCCACCTTCGACTGGCCATGACACTGCGGTTGCCTGGCGAGGGGGCACTGACGACCGGTTCGACGTCGTGGAGCTCCCGAGCCACCACATGACCCGGAAGCTCCATGATCTGGCGGAGCGGTCACCGAGAGGGCGGCCCGGCGTGAATATGTCGCCGATAACTGACATTATGTCACTTCGTGTGGTTCGTCCCCGCCGGTCGGTCGACGACCTCGATCAGGTCGCGCAGGGCCGCGACGTGCTCGCGGAGCGCCCGGTGGCCCAGGTCGGTCAGTCCGACCCACGTCGTGCGCCGACCCTCGTGGCTTCCCTTGCGGCTGCGGACGTAGCCCGCACCCACCAGCGCGGAGATCTGCTTGGACAGCACCGAGTCGCTCACCCCCAGGGCTGCCCGCAACGTGGAGAACTCGGCATCGGCCACCGCCGTCAACGCGGACATGAGCTGAAGCCTGGTCGGTGGATGGATCAGGGGGTCGAGGCCCGGCATCAGCCCACGACCACCAGGACGACGAGGCCCAGGCAGGCCGCCATCGCGAGGACGGTCAACACGTGCCGCGAGGGGCCCTGCGCGTGTGCCGCCGGGTCGCCGCGGTAGGCAGCCCACCACTGGCTCGCCCCGAGCGCCCATCCCGCTCCCCCCGCGACGGCAGCGACGCCCACCAGCGCCCACTGCGACGCGGACGCGGCCCACGTCGACCCCGCCAGGGCGACCACGTAGGAAAGGCTCGACGTGGCGCCGGTGCCGAGCACGACGCGGCCGGTGAGGCCGCTCACCCGCACACCGTTCAGCTGGCGGAACCGGTGGAGGAACCATCCCGCGACCGCGGCAAGCACCAGCAGGCCGGCGACCATCAGGCCCGCCCCCACGGTCGTCTGCTCGGCGAGCCCGACCCCCGCCGTGGCGATCTGGACGGCAACGGCGCACGCAAGGGCCGGGCGCATGCCCCTGGGCAGCTGCAGGTGACCGCTCAATCGTTCTCGCGCGCGGTCGGCTGCCGCGAGGTCGTCATACGCGTCGTGGGGCCGGCTGGGCGAGGCGTCACTTTCCATAGTGGAAAGTATCGTCTGTACTTTCCACTTTGGCAAGTGTGTCGTCACCGGTGGGAGCGCACTGACGTTCCTGCGCCTACGTTGGTCCCATGGCTGACATCCCGACCTACGACCTCAACGACGGCACGACCATCCCCGCGATCGGCTTCGGCACCTATCCCCTGCGCGGCGAGGCCGGGACGAGCGCGATCGTGTCCGCGCTGGAGACCGGCTACCGGCTCATCGACACCGCGGTGAACTACGAGAACGAGTTCGAGGTCGGCGAGGCGCTCCGCCGCTCCGGGCTCCCCCGCGACGAGGTCCTCGTCGCCAGCAAGATCCCGGGCCGGCACCACGCGTACGACGACGCCATCGCGTCCGTGCGCGGGTCGCTGCAGCGGCTGGGCGTCGAGCAGACCGACCTGCACCTCATCCACTGGCCCAACCCGAGCCAGGGCAGGTACGTCGAGGCGTGGCGCGCGCTCGTGCAGCTCCAGAAGGACGGGCTCGTACGCTCGATCGGCGTCTCCAACTTCACCGAGGAGCACCTCGCCCGGATCATCGACGACACCGGCGTCGCGCCGGCCGTCAACCAGGTCGAGCTGCACCCGCGGTTCCCCCAGGAGGAGCTGCGCCGGGTGCACGAGCGGCTCGGCATCCGCACCGAGGCGTGGAGCCCCATGGGCAAGCGCCGCGCCCCGCTCGACGAGGACGCCGTCACCGCGGCCGCGGACACGCACGGCGTCTCCCCCGGCCAGGTCATCCTGCGCTGGCACGTGCAGCTCGGCTCGCTGCCCATCCCCAAGTCGGCGGACCCCGTGCGGCAGGCGCAGAACCTCGACGTCTTCGGCTTCGAGCTCACCGAGGCGGAGGTCGCTGCCGTGTCCGGGCTCGCCGAGCCCGACGGGCGTCTCTTCGGCGGCGACCCCGACACCCACGAGGAGATGTGAACCGGCGCTGGCTACCATCACCGGCATGCTGAAGCGACTCGCCACCGTGGCCGCCTGCCTGTCCGTCCTCGTCCTGTCCGCCTGCGGCAACGAGGGTGACGGCGCGGACAGCGCCTCGGACCCCTCGTCGGAGACGTCGAGCGAGCCGACCGCCGCTGGCGAGACCATCACCTGCGACTACCCCGAGGACGGCCAGGAGCCGGCCCGTGAGGTCGAGGCCCCCGACGCCGAGGCCCCGGCCGAGGGCACCGTCACCGCGACGATGACCACCAACTTCGGCGACATCGGTCTCACCCTCGACGCCGCCACCACGCCGTGCACGGTGAACTCGTTCGTGTCGCTGGCCGAGCAGGGGTTCTACGACGACACCCCGTGCCCGCGCATCGGCGACAAGGACGGCTTCGGCATCCTCCAGTGCGGCGACCCGACGGGCACCGGCTCGGGCGGTGCCGGCTACTCGTTCGCCGACGAGCTCAGCGGCGACGAGACCTACCCGGCCGGCACGCTCGCCATGGCCAACGCCGGCCCCGACACCAACGGCTCCCAGTTCTTCCTGGTCTTCCGCGACTCGCAGTTGCCGCCGAGCTACACCGTCTTCGGCACGATCGACGAGGCCGGCCTCGAGGTCATCGACGCCATCGCCGCCGAGGGAAACGACAACTCCAACCCGGCCGGCGGCGGCGCGCCCAACAAGGACGTGACCATCGAGGAGGTCACGGTCGGCTGACCGGCTCGTAGACCACGTCCTCGCCGAGCTGCACCGTCCGCGAGACGCTGCACAGGCGGTCGCGCGACATCTCGATCGCCGACTGGACCCGCTCCCGGGCAGCGTCGCCGTCAGGGCCGTCCGGGAAGGCGACGTCGAACGAGACCCGCAGCCCCGTCAGGTGGTTGCCGCCCTCGTCACGGACCTTGCGGCCCTCGGCGTGCACGTCGAACGTCGTGCTCGACGTGCGCTTGTGCGTGATCGCCTCCACGTCCAGCGCGCTGCAGCCGGCGATCGCGGCCAGCAGCAGCTCGACCGGGGTGAAGTCGGGGTCCTCTCCCCCGGTGCCGAAGAAGGTCTCTCCTCCCCTGGCGTTGGTCGCCTTGAAGCGGGCCGGGCCGATCCGGGCGATCTCGACGCTGCGCAGGTCCTGGTCCGGGGTGTCGTCGGTCATGACGACCACCCTGCCAGAGCCGTACGGCGGCCGGACCCCGCGAGGGTCAGCGAGCCGCGCGACGCGACGCGCGACGGGCGCGGCGCTCCTCGCGACGGGCGATCTCCACGTTGCGCAGGAGTGCCCGGTCCTCGGTCGACCGTGCTCGCGCGTCAACGAGGCTGATGGCGAGGTGCAGCTGCGGGTTCATGGGGGTCAGTCCTTCCGAGGGCGTCCGGCCCTCGCGTGGTGAGCGTGCTGTATGTAAGATGTAGCCGCTCCTGAGCGGCTCTTACATCCTAGGGACGCGCGGCCGCCCGCCACGCATCACGGACGGAGTGATCTCGGCCACCAGGCGCGTGGCCCGGAGGGCTAGGGTCGTCGGGTGACGATGCAACGAGCGCGACGGCCCGGGCCCTCGGTCCGCACCCGCGTCGTGGAGCACACCACGGACGCCGAGGTGGCCCGCGAGGACCGGCTCGTCACCGAGGAGCCGCTGGAGATCCGCGTCCGTGCTGCCGGGCTCGAGCCCCGCCGCGCCTGGGTCACCATGCGCACCCCC
It contains:
- a CDS encoding OsmC family protein; amino-acid sequence: MTDDTPDQDLRSVEIARIGPARFKATNARGGETFFGTGGEDPDFTPVELLLAAIAGCSALDVEAITHKRTSSTTFDVHAEGRKVRDEGGNHLTGLRVSFDVAFPDGPDGDAARERVQSAIEMSRDRLCSVSRTVQLGEDVVYEPVSRP
- a CDS encoding PaaI family thioesterase; its protein translation is MEEAAQFASSVPILDAMGVRVLEATAGHAVAELPPEPNVNHFGVTYAGSLYSVAEMLGGVLSLATFDLEGELAGFVPLVKESTIRFRRPALGVVRATASLSDAEVARVRADALATGKGEFVLEATLTDARGEVVASTIGTYQVRRLG
- a CDS encoding neutral zinc metallopeptidase; translation: MITIRQHTIRQHTIALAAAVLSLTALSACDEASGSGSTTGTSPTSPTSPTSSSTPTSEVTPASTGVTIEELADDMRTAEEVVDAFWATHWSEYFTGDYSPPTVVGLYDGNDTSAPWCGDEPLGPGNAFYCPAEDFVAWDAGLMLRGAELGDAWVYLVIAHEWGHAIQARLSPELQAAASEPQADCLAGAALYGAAADGRLTMEEGDEKEIVESLSALADELAWTTTADHGDAFERIDSFDAGRLGGVTACLPE
- a CDS encoding transcriptional regulator, whose protein sequence is MPGLDPLIHPPTRLQLMSALTAVADAEFSTLRAALGVSDSVLSKQISALVGAGYVRSRKGSHEGRRTTWVGLTDLGHRALREHVAALRDLIEVVDRPAGTNHTK
- a CDS encoding aldo/keto reductase, with translation MADIPTYDLNDGTTIPAIGFGTYPLRGEAGTSAIVSALETGYRLIDTAVNYENEFEVGEALRRSGLPRDEVLVASKIPGRHHAYDDAIASVRGSLQRLGVEQTDLHLIHWPNPSQGRYVEAWRALVQLQKDGLVRSIGVSNFTEEHLARIIDDTGVAPAVNQVELHPRFPQEELRRVHERLGIRTEAWSPMGKRRAPLDEDAVTAAADTHGVSPGQVILRWHVQLGSLPIPKSADPVRQAQNLDVFGFELTEAEVAAVSGLAEPDGRLFGGDPDTHEEM
- a CDS encoding peptidylprolyl isomerase, with the protein product MLKRLATVAACLSVLVLSACGNEGDGADSASDPSSETSSEPTAAGETITCDYPEDGQEPAREVEAPDAEAPAEGTVTATMTTNFGDIGLTLDAATTPCTVNSFVSLAEQGFYDDTPCPRIGDKDGFGILQCGDPTGTGSGGAGYSFADELSGDETYPAGTLAMANAGPDTNGSQFFLVFRDSQLPPSYTVFGTIDEAGLEVIDAIAAEGNDNSNPAGGGAPNKDVTIEEVTVG